One window from the genome of Eucalyptus grandis isolate ANBG69807.140 chromosome 7, ASM1654582v1, whole genome shotgun sequence encodes:
- the LOC104453679 gene encoding protein PLANT CADMIUM RESISTANCE 2: MYSSSAARSTDDDKWSGFSSPPPATGASVDVDKLLHSDHHSQNTSVVASAPPTYEERDQVQWSSGLCDCLSDRRNCCITCCCPCVTFGQIAEIVDKGSSSCGVNGALYTLIFCTVGCCCCYSCFYRAKMRQQYALKKSPCTDCCVHFWCECCALCQEYRELKINGFNMKIGWHGNVERRSRGILMSQMAPSSAPTVETGMTR; the protein is encoded by the exons ATGTACTCTTCATCGGCTGCTAGGAGTACCGACGATGACAAGTGGAGCGGCTTCTCGTCTCCTCCGCCGGCGACCGGGGCCTCGGTGGACGTTGACAAGCTGCTCCACTCCGACCACCACTCGCAGAACACGTCTGTGGTGGCCTCGGCTCCGCCCACGTACGAGGAGAGAGACCAAGTGCAGTGGTCCTCCGGGCTCTGCGATTGCCTCTCCGACCGCCGGAACT GTTGCATCACGTGCTGCTGTCCGTGCGTGACGTTTGGCCAGATTGCGGAGATTGTGGATAAGGGTTCATCAT CTTGTGGTGTGAACGGAGCGCTGTACACGCTGATATTCTGCACGGTgggttgctgctgctgctactcGTGCTTCTACCGAGCCAAGATGAGGCAGCAGTACGCCCTCAAGAAGAGCCCCTGCACCGATTGCTGCGTGCATTTCTGGTGCGAGTGCTGCGCTCTCTGTCAGGAGTACCGCGAGCTCAAGATCAACGGCTTCAACATGAAGATCG GGTGGCATGGGAACGTGGAGAGACGGAGCCGTGGGATCTTGATGTCTCAGATGGCACCATCTTCGGCGCCAACGGTTGAAACAGGCATGACCCGGTAG
- the LOC104453677 gene encoding protein PLANT CADMIUM RESISTANCE 2 has protein sequence MSSTRPHDVGEHPWSTGLCGCFDDIKSCCITYWCPCITFGQISEILDKGETTCVMNCAIYTLICWLTSCACLYSCCYRTKLRREFGLKEDPCNDCLVHCCCMYCALCQEYRELKSRGFNMEKGWAGNARQQREVAMAPKVEGGMRR, from the exons ATGAGCTCAACCAGACCCCACGATGTGGGAGAACACCCTTGGAGCACTGGCCTCTGCGGCTGCTTCGACGACATCAAAAGCT GCTGCATCACCTACTGGTGTCCATGCATCACCTTCGGACAGATATCAGAGATTCTGGACAAGGGGGAAACAA CTTGCGTCATGAACTGCGCAATCTACACGCTGATCTGCTGGCTGACTTCGTGCGCATGCCTCTATTCATGCTGCTACCGAACCAAACTGAGACGAGAATTCGGGTTGAAGGAGGATCCGTGCAACGACTGCTTAGTCCACTGCTGCTGCATGTACTGCGCGCTTTGTCAAGAGTATCGAGAACTCAAGAGCCGCGGATTCAACATGGAGAAGG GATGGGCAGGAAACGCCAGGCAACAGAGAGAAGTGGCAATGGCTCCAAAGGTGGAAGGCGGCATGAGGCGCTAG